The Polaribacter tangerinus genome has a segment encoding these proteins:
- a CDS encoding 2OG-Fe(II) oxygenase — MDRKEIANLIYLKLTEEKEQLKAQFKETKDKIGYFYVDDLLPVNITKNIYDNFPSVHNTVARKSLREKKYTAYQLNKYGAILEEVTYAFQDKKVVNLVADICGVEEVFADENLYAGGLSLMGKNNFLNPHLDNSHDKDRNRWRILNLLYYVTPNWKLQNGGNLELWPEGIRKKPVTIVSKYNRLVVMATHQNSWHSVSKVQKNLVRCCVSNYYFSNTPLNSSDKFHVTTFRGRKSELVKDVFLQLDNFLRTSIRKIFKKGIRENPHQYKK, encoded by the coding sequence ATGGATAGAAAAGAAATTGCAAACTTAATTTACCTAAAATTAACAGAAGAAAAAGAGCAGTTAAAAGCTCAGTTTAAAGAAACAAAAGATAAAATAGGGTATTTCTACGTCGATGATTTACTTCCGGTTAACATTACTAAAAATATTTATGATAATTTTCCATCGGTACACAATACTGTGGCGCGTAAAAGTTTAAGAGAAAAAAAATATACAGCTTATCAACTAAATAAGTATGGGGCTATTTTAGAGGAGGTAACTTATGCTTTTCAAGACAAAAAAGTTGTGAATCTTGTAGCAGATATTTGTGGAGTTGAAGAGGTTTTCGCAGATGAGAATTTGTATGCTGGCGGACTTTCTTTAATGGGAAAAAACAATTTTTTAAATCCGCATTTAGACAATTCTCATGATAAAGATAGAAATCGTTGGCGAATATTAAATTTGTTGTATTATGTTACACCAAATTGGAAGTTACAAAACGGAGGTAACTTAGAGTTATGGCCAGAAGGTATTAGAAAGAAACCGGTTACTATTGTTAGTAAATATAATAGATTAGTGGTTATGGCTACACATCAGAATTCTTGGCACTCAGTTAGTAAGGTTCAAAAAAATTTGGTTAGGTGTTGTGTGTCTAATTATTATTTTTCTAATACTCCTTTAAATTCGTCAGACAAGTTTCATGTAACAACCTTTAGAGGTAGAAAATCGGAATTGGTAAAAGACGTGTTTTTACAATTAGACAACTTTTTGAGAACGAGTATTCGAAAAATTTTTAAAAAAGGGATTCGCGAAAATCCTCATCAATACAAAAAATAG
- a CDS encoding glycosyltransferase: MRKIIVSVTTDLTTDQRVEKVCNTLYKNGFNVTLVGRKLANSSPLKRDYKVKRFQLFFNKTILFFAEYNIRLFFYLMFSKKELLLANDIDTLIPNYLIHKLQRKKLIFDSHELFSEIPELVHRKKVKKFWLSIENWILPNLKNNYTVSNSIANYYFNKYKVSFTTIANYPQKKKYEKTLVSSLRKDEKIIIYQGAVNIGRGLELMIETMSLLNNYRLIIIGEGDVLKSLKKLVALKNLKNKVVFMNKVSPIELSKITPNAHVGISLEEDLGLSYKYALPNKIFDYIQAKVPILVSDLPEMRKIVEEYGVGEILTSREPEILANKIETITTSDYQKKLKLAKQELVWEVQEKKLVAIFKNAQ, from the coding sequence TTGAGAAAAATAATTGTATCGGTAACTACAGATTTAACTACTGACCAACGCGTAGAAAAAGTTTGTAATACACTTTATAAAAACGGTTTTAATGTAACTTTGGTTGGTAGAAAATTAGCCAATAGTTCGCCTTTAAAAAGAGACTATAAGGTTAAAAGATTTCAGTTATTTTTCAATAAAACGATTCTCTTTTTTGCCGAATATAATATTCGCCTTTTTTTTTACTTAATGTTTTCAAAAAAAGAACTACTTCTTGCCAACGACATAGATACCTTAATACCTAATTACTTAATTCACAAACTACAACGTAAAAAATTAATATTTGACAGTCACGAGCTTTTTTCTGAAATACCTGAATTAGTTCATAGAAAAAAGGTTAAAAAATTTTGGCTTAGTATAGAAAACTGGATACTTCCAAATCTAAAAAACAACTACACTGTTAGTAACAGTATTGCAAATTATTATTTTAATAAATACAAGGTTTCTTTTACCACAATTGCCAATTATCCTCAGAAAAAAAAATACGAAAAAACACTAGTTTCTTCATTAAGAAAAGATGAAAAAATAATTATTTACCAAGGAGCTGTAAATATTGGAAGAGGTCTAGAATTAATGATAGAAACAATGAGTCTTTTAAATAATTATAGGTTGATAATTATTGGAGAGGGAGACGTTTTGAAGTCATTAAAAAAGCTAGTTGCTCTAAAAAATCTCAAAAATAAAGTCGTTTTTATGAATAAGGTAAGTCCTATAGAACTCTCTAAAATTACACCAAATGCACATGTAGGAATAAGTCTCGAGGAAGATTTAGGCTTGAGCTACAAATATGCTTTACCAAATAAAATTTTCGACTATATACAAGCAAAAGTTCCTATTTTAGTTTCAGACTTACCAGAAATGAGAAAAATTGTTGAAGAGTATGGAGTGGGAGAAATTCTAACGTCTAGAGAACCAGAAATACTAGCCAACAAAATTGAAACAATTACAACAAGCGATTATCAAAAAAAATTAAAATTAGCAAAGCAAGAATTAGTTTGGGAAGTTCAAGAAAAAAAGTTGGTAGCAATTTTTAAAAATGCTCAGTAA
- the gltB gene encoding glutamate synthase large subunit, which translates to MKKQGLYLPEFEHENCGAGFICNLNGEKTNQIIHDALEILVKLAHRGGVSSDGKTGDGAGLLIDIPHKYFKRVCDFEIPEPREYAVAMVFLPKNKNQYSYCKNIFEKELKEQGLSVLGWRKVPVDASHLGEIALASEPNIEQLFIGKKEPIDEAIFKAKLYAARKIAEHEIRNSKTSESNYFYVSSASLTTIIYKGIIKPEDIGPYFKDLQEKDLVTRLALVHQRFSTNTMPTWELAQPFRFMCQNGEINTLRGNVSRMRVREEIMKSDVFGPQIEKLFPIILPGKSDSASMDMVVELLTHTGRSLPEIMMMMIPEAWEKHATMSNERKAFYEYNSCIMEPWDGPASVPFTDGDYIGALLDRNGLRPSRYTVTKSGKLIMSSEIGVVDVAPEDVKRHGRLEPGKMFLVNMNEGRIIEDEEIKSKIVLERPYLEWLNKTRLHLKDVPYTGDTCPIETIDIKTRQRLFNYTFEDIQEVITPMAQVGKEALGSMGIDTPLAVLSDRPQLISNYFKQLFAQVTNPPLDGIREEIVTDISLNLGKDRNIFSITERQCRKLKIQNPVISNADLEKIRSINIESFKAKTIEILYPKNKGLNGLEDALENIITQVEKAIENKHNIIILSDRGVNQEFAPIPALLACSYVNHQLNRLRKRSYFDIIIESAEPREPHHFATLFGYGASAVNPYMVNEIIRAQVKEGFITDMNEQQAVDNFNKAIGKGLLKVMNKIGISTLHSYRGSQIFEIVGFNSQFVEKYFPYTASRIEGIGLYEIEKEIDQRYKQAYPDNQIDKNLGLNIGGDYRWRRNGERHLFNPTTVAKLQQAVRLSDQKSYDVYAKAINEQAENLMTIRGLFQFDNLDPIPLEEVEPWTDIVKRFKTGAMSYGSISREAHENLAIAMNRIGGKSNSGEGGEDRNRFQKDANGDSRNSAIKQVASGRFGVTSHYLSNAKEIQIKMAQGAKPGEGGQLPGYKVLPWIANARNSTPFVGLISPPPHHDIYSIEDLAQLIYDLKNANREARINVKLVSEVGVGTIAAGVAKAKADVVLISGYDGGTGASPLTSLKHAGLPWELGLAEAQQTLVLNNLRSRIVVECDGQLKTGRDVAIAALLGAEEFGFATAPLVASGCIMMRKCHLNTCPVGIATQDKELRKNFKGTPEHVINFFYYIAEELRKIMAQLGFRTVAEMVGQTHKINANKAIKHYKAKGLDLSTILHRPEVYKKMTVRNTKAQEHELKNVLDFTILKDSHRAMYRKEKMTLHYPIKNTNRTVGAIVSNEISKIYGHLGLPEDTITMKFSGAAGQSFGAFGAHGLTFILEGSTNDYLGKGLSGAKLIVKKPEKADFVAEDNIIVGNVCMFGAVEGEAFINGIAGERFAVRNSGATAVVEGVGDHCCEYMTGGKVIVLGKTGRNFAAGMSGGIAYVYDPKNTFTNGLCNTETIDFEEITTEDSVELKETIQKHVLYTGSKKGTTLLNDWDMNVKDFVKIMPTEYKIALHRIATEAPMFEELTKA; encoded by the coding sequence ATGAAAAAACAAGGCTTATATTTACCAGAATTCGAACATGAAAATTGTGGCGCAGGATTTATCTGTAATCTAAATGGAGAAAAAACAAACCAAATTATACATGACGCACTAGAAATACTAGTAAAACTAGCACACAGAGGTGGTGTTAGTTCCGATGGAAAAACTGGAGATGGAGCTGGATTACTAATAGACATTCCTCACAAATATTTTAAAAGAGTTTGTGATTTTGAAATCCCTGAACCTAGAGAATATGCTGTTGCTATGGTTTTCTTGCCTAAAAACAAGAATCAATACTCTTATTGTAAAAATATTTTTGAAAAAGAATTAAAAGAACAGGGGCTATCTGTTTTAGGCTGGAGAAAAGTTCCTGTAGACGCCTCTCACCTTGGTGAAATTGCCTTAGCCTCAGAGCCTAACATTGAACAACTTTTTATCGGAAAAAAAGAACCAATTGACGAGGCTATTTTTAAGGCCAAATTATATGCTGCAAGAAAAATTGCAGAACATGAAATAAGAAACTCTAAAACATCCGAAAGCAACTATTTTTACGTTTCTAGTGCCTCACTAACAACTATAATTTATAAGGGTATTATAAAGCCCGAAGATATTGGTCCTTATTTTAAAGATTTACAAGAAAAAGACCTGGTTACTAGATTAGCACTTGTACACCAACGTTTTTCTACCAACACAATGCCAACCTGGGAACTTGCACAACCATTTAGGTTTATGTGCCAAAACGGAGAAATAAACACTCTTAGAGGAAACGTAAGCAGAATGCGTGTTCGAGAAGAAATTATGAAAAGTGATGTTTTTGGTCCACAAATAGAAAAATTATTTCCGATTATTTTACCCGGAAAATCTGATTCTGCCTCTATGGATATGGTAGTTGAACTCCTAACACATACCGGACGATCGTTACCAGAAATTATGATGATGATGATACCTGAAGCATGGGAAAAACACGCTACAATGTCTAATGAACGAAAAGCATTCTACGAATACAACAGTTGCATTATGGAGCCTTGGGATGGCCCGGCATCTGTTCCTTTTACAGACGGTGATTATATTGGAGCTTTACTAGACAGAAACGGATTAAGACCTTCTAGATACACTGTTACCAAAAGCGGAAAACTGATAATGTCTTCTGAAATTGGGGTGGTTGATGTAGCTCCTGAAGACGTAAAAAGACACGGTAGGCTAGAACCCGGAAAAATGTTTTTAGTAAACATGAATGAAGGCCGAATAATTGAAGATGAAGAAATTAAGAGTAAAATTGTTTTGGAAAGACCCTATTTAGAATGGTTAAATAAAACTCGTTTACACCTTAAAGATGTACCATACACCGGAGATACTTGTCCTATTGAAACGATAGATATTAAAACCAGACAGCGCTTATTTAATTACACTTTCGAAGACATACAAGAAGTTATTACACCAATGGCGCAAGTTGGAAAAGAAGCATTAGGCTCAATGGGAATCGATACACCTTTAGCAGTCTTATCGGACAGACCTCAATTAATTTCCAACTACTTTAAACAATTATTTGCCCAAGTTACCAATCCTCCTCTAGATGGTATTCGAGAAGAAATTGTAACCGATATTAGTTTAAACCTAGGAAAAGACAGAAATATATTTAGCATAACCGAAAGGCAGTGTAGAAAACTAAAAATACAAAATCCTGTAATTTCTAACGCCGATTTAGAAAAAATTAGAAGTATTAATATCGAAAGTTTTAAAGCTAAAACGATCGAAATTTTATATCCAAAAAATAAGGGTTTAAATGGCTTAGAAGATGCTTTAGAAAATATTATTACGCAAGTAGAAAAAGCAATAGAAAACAAACACAATATAATTATTCTATCTGATAGGGGCGTAAATCAAGAATTTGCTCCTATACCAGCATTATTAGCATGTTCTTATGTTAACCATCAACTAAACCGCTTAAGAAAACGTTCTTATTTTGATATTATCATAGAGTCTGCAGAACCTAGAGAGCCTCATCATTTTGCTACTTTGTTTGGCTATGGAGCCAGCGCTGTAAACCCTTACATGGTAAATGAAATTATAAGAGCTCAAGTGAAAGAAGGGTTTATTACCGACATGAACGAACAACAAGCGGTAGACAATTTCAACAAAGCTATTGGAAAAGGTCTTTTAAAAGTGATGAATAAAATCGGAATTTCTACATTACACTCTTATAGAGGTTCTCAGATATTTGAAATCGTTGGCTTTAACTCGCAATTCGTAGAAAAATACTTTCCCTACACAGCTTCTAGAATTGAAGGTATTGGATTGTATGAAATTGAAAAAGAAATAGATCAAAGGTACAAGCAAGCCTACCCAGACAATCAAATTGATAAAAATTTAGGGCTGAATATTGGAGGAGATTATCGATGGAGAAGAAATGGCGAGCGCCACTTATTTAATCCTACAACAGTAGCAAAACTCCAGCAAGCTGTAAGACTGAGCGACCAAAAAAGTTATGATGTTTATGCCAAAGCTATAAACGAACAAGCCGAAAACTTAATGACTATTAGAGGCTTATTTCAGTTTGACAACCTAGATCCTATTCCGTTAGAAGAAGTAGAACCATGGACTGATATTGTAAAGCGATTTAAAACCGGCGCCATGTCTTATGGATCAATTTCAAGAGAAGCACACGAAAATTTAGCAATTGCCATGAACAGAATTGGTGGAAAATCTAACTCTGGCGAAGGTGGTGAAGACAGAAATAGATTTCAGAAAGATGCTAATGGAGACAGTAGAAACTCTGCTATAAAACAAGTTGCTTCTGGTAGATTTGGCGTTACCTCTCACTACCTGAGCAATGCTAAAGAAATTCAAATTAAAATGGCTCAAGGTGCTAAACCTGGTGAAGGCGGTCAATTACCAGGCTACAAAGTTTTACCTTGGATTGCCAATGCTAGAAACTCAACTCCTTTTGTAGGATTGATTTCTCCGCCACCCCATCATGACATATACTCGATTGAAGATTTAGCGCAGCTAATCTATGATTTAAAAAATGCCAATAGAGAAGCTAGAATAAATGTAAAACTAGTATCTGAAGTTGGTGTTGGAACAATTGCTGCCGGTGTTGCAAAAGCAAAAGCAGATGTAGTATTAATATCTGGATATGATGGTGGTACAGGTGCCTCTCCATTAACTTCGTTAAAGCACGCTGGTTTACCTTGGGAACTAGGTCTTGCCGAAGCGCAACAAACACTTGTTTTAAATAATTTAAGAAGTAGAATCGTTGTAGAATGCGACGGACAGCTAAAAACGGGTAGAGATGTAGCAATAGCTGCACTTCTAGGTGCCGAAGAATTTGGCTTTGCTACAGCCCCTCTTGTAGCGTCTGGCTGTATAATGATGCGTAAATGCCACTTAAATACCTGCCCTGTCGGTATTGCTACACAAGACAAAGAATTAAGAAAAAACTTTAAAGGAACTCCTGAACATGTAATTAATTTCTTTTACTACATAGCAGAAGAATTAAGAAAAATAATGGCACAACTTGGTTTTAGAACTGTTGCAGAAATGGTCGGTCAAACTCATAAAATTAATGCCAATAAAGCAATTAAACATTACAAAGCAAAAGGTCTCGATTTATCTACCATACTTCACAGACCAGAGGTTTACAAAAAAATGACCGTTAGAAATACCAAGGCTCAGGAGCATGAACTTAAAAATGTATTGGACTTTACCATTCTAAAAGATTCGCATAGAGCAATGTATCGTAAAGAAAAAATGACCTTGCACTACCCTATTAAAAATACAAATAGAACTGTTGGCGCAATTGTTAGCAACGAAATTTCTAAAATATATGGTCATCTTGGTTTACCCGAAGACACTATTACCATGAAGTTTTCTGGCGCTGCTGGGCAAAGTTTTGGCGCATTTGGTGCACACGGACTTACCTTTATTTTAGAAGGTAGCACCAACGATTATTTAGGAAAAGGACTTTCGGGAGCAAAACTAATCGTTAAAAAACCTGAAAAAGCGGACTTTGTTGCCGAAGACAATATTATTGTTGGTAATGTTTGCATGTTTGGAGCTGTTGAAGGAGAAGCGTTTATTAATGGAATTGCTGGCGAACGCTTTGCAGTAAGAAACTCTGGAGCAACAGCAGTAGTTGAAGGTGTTGGAGACCACTGTTGCGAATATATGACAGGAGGAAAAGTGATTGTACTAGGTAAAACAGGTAGAAACTTTGCTGCCGGAATGAGTGGAGGAATCGCTTATGTATATGACCCAAAAAACACTTTTACAAACGGACTCTGTAACACCGAAACAATCGATTTTGAAGAAATAACAACAGAGGATTCTGTTGAGTTAAAGGAAACTATACAAAAACATGTGCTTTATACAGGAAGTAAAAAAGGAACTACTCTGTTAAATGATTGGGATATGAATGTTAAAGACTTTGTAAAAATAATGCCTACAGAGTATAAGATTGCTCTACACAGAATAGCTACAGAAGCACCGATGTTTGAAGAACTAACTAAAGCATAA
- a CDS encoding glutamate synthase subunit beta translates to MGKITGFKEIKRKDETYTSVKDRVKNYKEFTVSLTEKEISKQGSRCMDCGIPFCHSGCPLGNLIPDFNHMVHQGEWKKASWILHATNNFPEFTGRLCPAPCEQACVLGIIEDPISIENIEKNIVERAFKEGWIKPQLPKKRTEKKVAIVGSGPAGLAAAQQLNRAGHWVTVFERDDEIGGLLRYGIPNFKMEKEIIDRRVEILKAEGIVFKTNVNVGVNYDTKDLKTFDAIVLCGGASEKRTLPTPGIDANGVVQAMDFLTQQTKVLFGKKVENQITATNKNVIVIGGGDTGSDCIGTSNRQGAKSVVNFEIMPKPPGHRAPSTPWPYWPLKLKTSSSHEEGVERNWLINTKEFIKDNNGKLIALKTVNVTWKMNPGEKPVLEEIAGTEKIWPCDLALLALGFTGPEKTLAEKLGVETDIRTNYKADYGKYQTNISNIFTAGDMRRGQSLIVWAISEGREAARQVDLFLMGKSELPSKDIAGDLVAM, encoded by the coding sequence ATGGGAAAAATAACAGGATTTAAAGAAATTAAAAGAAAAGATGAAACCTACACTTCTGTAAAAGACCGTGTAAAAAACTATAAAGAATTTACAGTTTCATTAACAGAAAAAGAAATTTCTAAACAAGGCTCCCGATGCATGGATTGCGGTATTCCTTTTTGCCACAGTGGTTGTCCGTTAGGAAATTTAATTCCTGATTTTAACCACATGGTGCATCAAGGAGAATGGAAAAAAGCTTCTTGGATTTTGCATGCCACTAATAACTTTCCAGAATTTACAGGAAGACTTTGTCCTGCACCTTGTGAACAAGCTTGTGTTTTAGGAATTATTGAAGACCCAATATCTATAGAAAATATAGAGAAAAATATTGTAGAAAGAGCTTTCAAAGAAGGTTGGATAAAACCACAACTTCCCAAAAAGAGAACCGAAAAGAAAGTTGCAATTGTTGGTTCCGGACCTGCAGGATTAGCCGCCGCTCAGCAACTAAATAGAGCCGGCCATTGGGTAACTGTTTTTGAAAGAGATGATGAAATTGGTGGCTTATTACGATATGGAATTCCAAACTTTAAAATGGAAAAGGAAATTATAGACCGAAGAGTTGAAATTTTAAAAGCAGAGGGTATTGTTTTTAAAACCAATGTAAATGTTGGTGTAAATTACGATACAAAGGATTTAAAAACTTTTGATGCTATTGTTTTGTGTGGTGGAGCATCTGAAAAAAGAACATTACCAACCCCAGGAATTGATGCTAATGGTGTGGTACAAGCAATGGACTTTTTAACACAACAAACAAAAGTATTATTTGGTAAAAAAGTAGAGAATCAAATTACAGCGACCAACAAAAATGTAATTGTAATTGGTGGCGGAGATACAGGCTCCGATTGTATAGGAACCTCTAACAGACAAGGCGCAAAATCTGTTGTAAATTTCGAAATTATGCCAAAACCACCCGGACACAGAGCACCAAGTACTCCATGGCCATACTGGCCTTTAAAATTAAAAACTTCGAGTTCTCATGAAGAAGGTGTAGAGAGAAACTGGCTTATAAATACCAAAGAGTTTATAAAAGATAATAACGGAAAATTAATAGCCCTTAAAACAGTTAATGTTACTTGGAAAATGAATCCTGGAGAAAAACCAGTTTTAGAGGAAATTGCAGGAACAGAAAAAATTTGGCCTTGTGATTTAGCATTATTGGCACTTGGTTTTACAGGGCCTGAAAAAACGCTAGCAGAAAAACTAGGTGTTGAAACCGACATTAGAACTAATTACAAAGCAGACTACGGCAAATACCAAACAAATATTTCAAACATATTTACTGCAGGAGACATGCGAAGAGGACAATCTTTAATTGTATGGGCTATTTCTGAAGGAAGAGAAGCTGCTAGACAAGTAGATTTATTTTTAATGGGAAAATCTGAACTTCCGTCGAAAGATATAGCTGGAGACTTGGTTGCAATGTAG
- a CDS encoding cell division ATP-binding protein FtsE, producing the protein MKNAVLHLENAAIYQRDNLVLSDVNLTIDKGDFYYLIGKTGSGKSSLMKTLYGDLSLKQGEGSIVDFNLKKLKEKEIPFLRRKIGIVFQDFKLLSDRNVFDNLKFVLKATGWKDKEAIKNKIHEVLEKVGMKSQYYKNTYELSGGEQQRVAIARALLNDPELILADEPTGNLDPKTSMEVMELLTEIHKSGKTILMATHDYQLIVRFKQKTIKCEGGKLFEVAQQASV; encoded by the coding sequence ATGAAAAATGCCGTCTTACATTTAGAAAACGCAGCTATTTATCAAAGAGATAATTTAGTGCTTTCGGATGTTAATTTAACAATTGATAAAGGAGATTTTTACTATCTTATAGGAAAAACAGGAAGTGGAAAAAGTAGTTTAATGAAAACACTTTATGGAGATTTATCTTTAAAACAAGGTGAGGGAAGTATTGTAGATTTTAATTTAAAAAAGTTAAAAGAAAAGGAAATCCCTTTTTTAAGAAGAAAAATAGGAATCGTTTTTCAAGATTTTAAACTTTTAAGCGATCGCAATGTTTTTGATAACCTAAAATTTGTACTAAAAGCAACAGGTTGGAAAGATAAAGAAGCCATAAAAAATAAAATTCATGAGGTTTTAGAAAAAGTAGGTATGAAAAGTCAATACTACAAAAATACCTACGAACTTTCTGGTGGTGAACAACAAAGAGTGGCAATTGCAAGGGCATTATTAAATGATCCAGAACTTATTTTGGCAGATGAGCCTACCGGAAATTTAGACCCAAAAACCTCTATGGAAGTGATGGAACTTCTTACCGAAATTCATAAAAGTGGCAAAACTATTTTAATGGCAACACACGATTATCAATTAATTGTTAGGTTTAAACAAAAAACAATAAAGTGTGAAGGAGGAAAATTATTCGAAGTTGCACAACAAGCATCCGTTTAA
- a CDS encoding glycosyltransferase family 2 protein, with protein sequence MLSVLIPTYNFSVFSLVKELHSQLLIENIPFEIICIDDGSLSDLNIENQKIVSFSHVSFTALKDNIGRSAIRNLLSQKAQFSWLLFLDADVYPTSKSFIKNYLNSLQKGCKVFCGGLRYDNNPEILQLLRYKYGKKHEEISLKNRQKNPEKYFFTSNFLISKNVFSSMLFDERLKDYGREDLLFSLMLQKNRHPICHIENEVFHLGVEDDVLFVEKTKKAMRNLLFLNKNYHFIKHKVPLLQLLSYFKKVRFSNYLAKKSNFFEQLAIRKTSVFFLNCLKISYLCKLDRNDG encoded by the coding sequence ATGTTATCAGTTTTAATACCTACATATAATTTTTCTGTTTTTTCTTTAGTAAAAGAACTGCATAGTCAGCTTTTAATAGAAAATATACCTTTCGAAATTATATGTATTGATGATGGTTCTCTCTCAGATTTGAATATAGAGAATCAAAAAATAGTAAGTTTTTCTCATGTCAGTTTTACCGCTCTTAAAGATAATATTGGCAGAAGTGCAATACGAAACTTACTATCTCAAAAAGCGCAGTTTTCGTGGCTTTTATTTTTAGATGCAGATGTGTATCCAACTTCTAAAAGTTTTATAAAGAATTATTTAAATTCATTACAAAAAGGATGTAAGGTTTTTTGTGGTGGATTACGATATGATAATAATCCAGAAATATTACAATTATTGAGGTATAAATACGGAAAAAAGCATGAAGAAATTAGTTTAAAAAATAGGCAAAAGAATCCTGAGAAATATTTTTTCACTTCTAATTTTTTAATAAGTAAAAATGTTTTTTCCTCTATGCTTTTCGATGAGCGTTTAAAAGATTATGGGCGAGAAGATTTGTTGTTTTCACTAATGCTACAAAAAAACAGACACCCAATATGTCATATAGAAAATGAGGTTTTTCATTTGGGTGTTGAAGATGATGTTTTGTTTGTTGAGAAAACTAAAAAAGCTATGCGAAATTTACTTTTTTTAAATAAAAATTATCATTTTATTAAACACAAAGTACCTTTGTTACAACTTTTAAGCTACTTTAAAAAAGTACGGTTTTCAAATTATTTAGCCAAAAAATCTAATTTTTTCGAACAGTTGGCAATTAGAAAAACATCAGTTTTTTTCTTAAATTGTTTAAAAATATCATATTTATGTAAATTAGATAGAAACGATGGATAG